The proteins below are encoded in one region of Corynebacterium felinum:
- the lnt gene encoding apolipoprotein N-acyltransferase: MPAALRVGIALLSGVFVYASYQPLGWWQIGIIGIGLFIIALSRWGSHNISARFGALIGFTHSATVYLLLLPWVGEYVGAMPYIALALFISCWSLILGTIGAKILPHRWGMWVFALLYVVVEWARSTVPFGGFAWVRLAWGQVSGPLARITSIGGPALVTFITVLLAATIVALLWRRRQAPTFIALSLIAGLLISAHIAPRANSIGTVTVAAIQGNVPRLGLDFNAQRRAVLANHVRETEKLDQPVDLVIWPENSSDVNPFTDPQASGLINEAVGAVDAPILVGTITSDEVGARNTMQVFDPTTGPGDYHHKKYLQPFGEYMPFRSFFRLFSEYVDLAGNFKPGTGTGTVTMHAAQRDIDVTVGIATCYEVAFDAAARDAVLNGATLLTTPTNNATFGFTDMTYQQLAMSQMRAIELDRAVVVAATSGVSALVSPDGTVTQHTEIFHAATLVEDLPLKNSITLAARFGSYIEWALVIIGLIACALCLRTSPQPARGRSPQRAQSGRKEARTSATRAQAYKK; the protein is encoded by the coding sequence ATACCCGCCGCACTCCGCGTCGGGATAGCACTGCTCAGTGGTGTCTTCGTCTACGCCTCCTACCAGCCCCTTGGCTGGTGGCAAATAGGCATTATCGGCATTGGCCTGTTCATCATCGCTCTCAGCCGCTGGGGTTCACACAACATCAGCGCCCGATTCGGCGCACTGATCGGCTTTACCCACTCCGCCACCGTCTACCTCCTGCTTTTACCGTGGGTAGGGGAGTATGTGGGCGCGATGCCTTATATCGCACTCGCACTGTTCATCTCCTGCTGGTCACTCATCCTCGGCACCATTGGGGCGAAAATCCTACCCCATAGATGGGGCATGTGGGTCTTCGCGCTCCTCTATGTGGTTGTGGAATGGGCACGCTCGACCGTTCCCTTCGGCGGCTTCGCGTGGGTTCGCCTCGCCTGGGGGCAAGTATCCGGCCCGCTTGCACGGATCACAAGCATCGGCGGACCTGCTCTTGTCACCTTCATCACCGTGCTGCTCGCCGCAACGATCGTGGCGCTTCTGTGGCGACGTCGACAAGCTCCCACATTCATCGCACTGTCACTGATCGCAGGGCTTCTCATCTCAGCCCACATCGCCCCACGCGCCAACAGCATAGGCACGGTCACAGTCGCCGCCATCCAAGGCAACGTCCCGCGACTCGGCCTCGACTTCAACGCCCAACGTCGCGCAGTACTCGCCAACCACGTGCGGGAAACAGAAAAACTCGACCAACCCGTCGACCTCGTAATCTGGCCAGAAAACTCTTCCGACGTCAACCCCTTCACCGACCCGCAAGCATCAGGACTTATTAACGAAGCCGTCGGCGCAGTAGACGCCCCCATTCTGGTCGGCACAATCACCAGCGACGAAGTAGGCGCCCGCAACACCATGCAAGTCTTCGACCCCACCACAGGGCCAGGCGACTACCACCACAAAAAATACCTCCAACCCTTCGGCGAATACATGCCGTTTCGCTCCTTCTTCCGACTATTCTCCGAATACGTCGACCTAGCCGGAAACTTCAAACCCGGCACCGGCACAGGAACCGTCACCATGCACGCAGCTCAACGCGACATCGACGTGACCGTCGGCATCGCCACCTGCTACGAAGTCGCTTTCGACGCCGCCGCCCGCGACGCTGTACTCAACGGGGCAACGCTTTTAACCACCCCCACAAACAACGCCACCTTCGGTTTCACCGACATGACTTACCAGCAACTAGCCATGAGCCAAATGCGCGCCATCGAGCTAGACCGCGCAGTGGTTGTCGCAGCAACCTCGGGAGTATCAGCACTCGTGTCCCCGGATGGTACAGTGACTCAACACACCGAAATTTTTCACGCCGCCACCCTCGTGGAAGACCTACCGCTGAAAAACTCGATCACACTTGCCGCCCGCTTCGGTTCCTACATTGAATGGGCTTTGGTTATCATTGGTCTAATAGCGTGTGCATTGTGTTTGAGAACAAGCCCTCAACCAGCACGGGGTCGATCCCCGCAACGGGCACAATCAGGCCGAAAAGAAGCACGAACCTCGGCAACACGCGCACAAGCGTACAAGAAATAG
- a CDS encoding FxsA family protein gives MPLYLAVPYFIIEALAFWAVASWLGVGYALLLLFAFFFGGLILAAIEMRRIAATLSRGTSNPGKAAGDIGLIAAGAVGVAMPGFATSILGLLVIIAPTRAIIRRLLAKKLRTTIEDMGVRSFQATNAYRQRASYGSFSTGTNSQIVINEEEIQQWSTNLDPDDFTDKNNH, from the coding sequence ATGCCTTTATATCTTGCGGTCCCATACTTCATTATCGAAGCTCTCGCGTTCTGGGCAGTAGCCAGCTGGCTCGGCGTCGGATACGCACTCTTACTCCTGTTCGCCTTCTTCTTCGGCGGACTCATCCTCGCCGCAATAGAAATGCGCCGCATCGCCGCCACACTCAGCCGAGGCACCAGCAACCCCGGCAAAGCAGCAGGCGATATAGGCCTGATCGCCGCTGGGGCAGTAGGCGTTGCCATGCCAGGCTTCGCCACCAGCATCCTCGGCCTGCTTGTCATCATCGCACCCACTCGCGCAATCATCCGGCGCTTGCTCGCGAAAAAACTGCGCACCACAATCGAAGACATGGGAGTCCGCAGCTTCCAAGCAACCAACGCCTACCGCCAACGCGCCAGCTACGGCAGCTTCAGCACCGGCACCAACTCCCAGATCGTCATTAACGAGGAAGAAATCCAACAATGGAGCACCAACCTCGACCCAGACGACTTCACAGACAAAAACAACCACTAG